A genomic stretch from Neomonachus schauinslandi chromosome 14, ASM220157v2, whole genome shotgun sequence includes:
- the RNF215 gene encoding RING finger protein 215, producing MGPAARPALRSPPPPPPPPPSPLLLLLPLLPLWLGLAGPGAAADGNEPEAGAGRGGARAVRVDVRLPRQDALVLEGVRIGPEADPAPALGGRLLLMDIVDAEQEVPVEGWIAVAYVGKEQAAQFHQESQGSGPQAYPKALVQQMRRALFLGASALLLLILNHNVVRELDISQLLLRPVIVLHYSSNVTKLLEALLQRTQATAEITSGESLSANIEWKLTLWTTCGLSKDGYGGWQDLVCLGGSRAQEQKPLQQLWNAILLVAMLLCTGLVVQAQRQASRQSQREPGGQVDLLKLRVVRRLASLKTRRCRLGRATQGPPEPGAETCAVCLDYFCNKQWLRVLPCKHEFHRDCVDPWLMLQQTCPLCKFNVLGNRYSDD from the exons ATGGGCCCCGCCGCTCGCCCCGCGCTGAGGTCGCCTCCACCgcctcctccgccgccgccgtcgccactgctgctgctgctacccctgctgcCGCTCTGGCTGGGCCTGGCGGGACCCGGTGCCGCGGCGGACGGCAACGAGCCtgaggccggggcggggcggggcggggcccgcGCCGTACGGGTGGACGTGAGGCTGCCGCGGCAGGACGCTCTGGTCCTGGAGGGCGTCAGGATCGGCCCCGAGGCCGACCCGGCACCCGCGCTGGGCGGCCGCCTGCTGCTG ATGGACATCGTGGATGCTGAGCAGGAGGTGCCCGTAGAAGGCTGGATTGCAGTGGCATACGTGGGCAAGGAGCAGGCGGCCCAGTTCCACCAGGAGAGTCAGGGCAGCGGCCCGCAGGCCTATCCCAAGGCCCTGGTCCAGCAG ATGCGGAGGGCACTCTTCCTGGgagcctctgccctgctcctcctCATCTTGAACCACAACGTGGTCCGAGAG CTAGACATATCACAGCTGCTGCTCAGGCCAGTGATTGTCCTGCATTACTCTTCCAATGTCACCAAGCTGTTGGAGGCACTGCTGCA GAGGACTCAGGCCACAGCCGAGATCACCAGCGGAGAGTCGCTGTCAGCCAACATCGAGTGGAAGCTGACCCTGTGGACCACCTGTGGCCTCTCCAAGGATGGCTACGGAGGATGGCAGGACTTGGTGTGCCTGGGAGGCAGTCGGGCCCAGGAACAG AAGCCCCTGCAGCAGCTGTGGAACGCCATCCTGCTGGTGGCCATGCTCCTGTGCACAGGCCTCGTGGTCCAGGCCCAGCGGCAGGCGTCAAGACAGAGCCAGCGGGAACCTGGAGGCCAG gTGGATCTGCTCAAGCTCCGCGTGGTGCGGAGACTGGCATCCCTCAAGACCCGGCGCTGCCGTCTGGGCAGGGCAACCCAGGGCCCCCCAGAACCCGGTGCTGAGACCTGCGCCGTGTGTTTGGACTACTTCTGCAACAAGCAG TGGCTCCGGGTGCTGCCCTGTAAGCACGAGTTTCACCGAGACTGCGTGGACCCCTGGCTGATGCTCCAGCAGACTTGCCCGCTATGCAAATTCAACGTCCTGG gGAACCGCTACTCAGACGATTAG